The window CAAATGCTTTATTAGCTTCTGCCATTTTATGTATTTCTTCTCGTTTTTTAACTGCATTTCCTTTATTTTCTAAAGCATCTAATAACTCATTAGTTAATTTTACAACCATAGATTTTTCATGTCTTTTCCTTGCAGCATTAACTAACCAACGCATAGCTAAAGTATTTCTTCTTATTGGTCTAATTTCAACAGGAACTTGATACGTTGAACCACCCACTCTTCTTGATTTTACTTCTACTATAGGTTTCACATTTTCTAATACATTTAAAAAAATATCTATTTCTTTTTTACCTATTTTTTTTTTTATTATATTTAATGCAGAATAAACAATAGATTCTGCAATAGATTTTTTACCATTCATCATAAGTATATTAATAAATTTAGCTAATAAATCTGATTCAAATTGAGAATCTGGTAATATTTTTCTTTGACTAATTATGCGTCGACGAGGCATGGATATTGACTCCATTTTGTAATAAAACTTAAATAAACATAAATAAAAAATAATATTTAATAATATTATTTAGGTTTTTTTGTTCCATATTTTGATCTACCTTGTTTACGATCTTTTACTCCAGTACAATCTAAAGCACCTCTAACAGTATGATATCTAACACCAGGTAAATCTTTTACTCTACCTCCTCTTATTAAAATTACAGAATGTTCCTGTAAATTATGTCCTTCTCCTGAAATATAAGAAGTCACTTCAAAACCATTTGTTAATCTTACTCTACATACTTTTCGTAAGGCAGAATTTGGTTTTTTAGGAGTTGTTGTATATACTTTAGTACATACACCTCTTTTTTGCGGAGAAGCATTTAAAGCAGGTACATTTGTTTTAATTGTTTTTCGTTTTCTATATTTTCTAACTAATTGATTAATTGTTGCCATATTATTTCCTAAATTTAAAATATTAAATTTATTTTTAAATATTTTTTAAAAAAATTACCAAATTATTTGTTTTTTGTTTTTTATTATTAAATTAACAAATTTTATATAATTTATGCGTATAATTTTTTTTGAAATATTTAAATTTAAGCCTCTAGCCAATATATCATCATTTATTGCAAAGATTAATATTTTAATTTTTTGTTGTTTTTTAATAATTTTTTTCATAAATACACTATTTTTTAATCCAGCTAATATTCCATCTTGAATTAATAATAAATTATCATTTTTATTTAAAATATTTAATAGTGAAGAAAAATTACAAGATGTTGGCGAACTAAATAAGGTATATAACATATAAAAATATTTTATTTAATTAAAAGTTAAGAATGATATTATAATTATCAATTTTTTTTTTCCATATTAATGGATTTATAATTTTCACTGGTATAATCCAGTTATTTTTTTTTATTCCTAATGTTTTTAACGATTTTGAACAAACAAAATAGTTTTTAATATTACATAATTGTAAAATACTAAAACTGATATTATAATTTTTTAATAAAAATGTTTCTGGTTCTTGTTGTTTTAGTATTTGTAAAATACCATCTCCTATAAAAAATAAAGCTATATCCTCAGTTAATGAGGATATAGATATTACGGCATCAAGTCCTTCTTTACCAATACTATTTCCATAAGGAGATTTTGAAAATATAAATGCTATTTTATTCATTAAAATTGAACTAAACGATCACAAGTTAATATAGATTTTGTAAATGTACTTAATGTAGTTATTTTAAAATTCGTATCAATAACATTATTAATTCTTTTGTTAAAATTAATAAAATTATTTTTATAAAAACTATTTTTTCCTTCTAAAATTAAACCTCTTTTCTTAGCTGAGGTAATACATAAATATAAATTGATATGATGTTCTATACTTAATTTTTTCCAAGAATCAATTAAATTAAATTCATCATTATCAAATTTAATATTTTTATTAGCATTACAGACTCCATTTCGATAAAAAAAAATATCTTTTATTATATTTTTTGTTTGTATTACTGCCTTAGAAAATAAATATGCAGAATAAGAATTCTGATTCGTATATGGAGCTTCTGTAACTAATATTACAAAAATCATATTATTTAAAATCCAAAAAAATATTTCTCATATTAATTTAATATAATTTTACTTATAGTGTATATTATTTTAAATATATTTATTTAGATATTGTATCTCTAATGTCTACAAGTTCAATTTCAAATATTAAGGTAGAATTAGTTGGTATACCAGAAATAATTTCTGAGCCATAAGCTAATTTTGGAGGTATAACTAATGTAATTTTACCACCTTTTTTAATATATTTTAAACCTTCTTTCCATCCATCAATTGCTTGTTGTAAAATCATGAATAAAGGTTTATTTGGTTCTGTACTATCAAATTCAGTTCCATCAATTAAGTTTCCTGTGTATTTAACAACAATAATTTGATTATTACTTGTAATTTTTTTACCAGAACCTATTTTATTAATTTTATATACTAATCCACTTTTACTTTTTTTAACATTTTTTCTTTTTAAAAATTTTTTAATATATTTTTGACCTATTTTAAGATTTATTTTTGATTCATCTTGAGTATCATCTGGTGTACTAATGCTTTTTAAATTTGTATCAAATAATTGTAAAACTCTATCAATTTCATCATCAGAAAGTTTATATTGTCCATCTAAAGAATCAGATACACCTTGAAGAATTAATTTTCTACTTAATACTATTTTTAGTATTTTTTGTATTTGATATGAATGTGTTAAATGTCTGCCTATTAAAGCACCTAAAGCATATGAAATTTTATCATTATCATCTTTAAAAAAGATTTCTTCTTTTTTCTTTTTTATATTTTGTTTTTTTTTTTGATTTTTTATTTTTTTTTTAATAATGTTTTTAGATTTATTATTATTATTCCACCAAGATACATTATTTAATGTAAATGCATTTGTAGTAGATATATTTAATCCAATACTTAAAAGCAATATAAGAAATATTGATACTTTTTTAGTAAAAAATTTCATTTTTTCTCCAAAATTTTTTAGTAAGATTAAAATTGTAATATATTATAATATATATATATAAAATAAGATGATTTATTATCTTATTTTATATAAATATTACTTTTAATAAAACAAAAAAACAAGCTAAAATGTTAATTTTTATAAAAAATTAAATTAATAATTTTAACATTCTTCTTAGTGGTTCTGATGCACCCCAAAGTAACTGATCACCTACTGAAAAAATTGAAAAACAGTTTTTATCTATGTTTAATTTTTTTATTCTACCTACAAATACATCTAGTTTACCATTAATATAAGATGGAGTAAGATAATTAATAGTGTCATTAAAATTATTTGATATAATTTTGACCCATTTATTATGAGAATTAATAATATAATGAATATTATCTATAGATAAATTTTTATTTAATTTTATCGTAAAAGATTGACTATGCGAACGTAGAGTAGCAACTCTAACACATAATCCATCAATTGGAATTATTTTTTTTGTATTTAAAATCTTATTAGTTTCAAATTGTCCTTTCCATTCTTCTTTTGTTTGTCCACTATTGTTAATTTTTTTATCTATCCATGGAATTACATTATTAATTAGAGGAATATGAAAATAATTTTTAGGAAAATTAGAAGAATACATTTGTTTTGAAATTTCTTTTTCTATATTGAGAATATTATTATTGAAAGAATTATTTTTCATTAAATCAGTTGTATTTTTAGATATATATTGCATTTGTAAAATAAGTTCTTTCATAAACTTTGCACCAGCTCCTGATGCAGCTTGATATGTCGAAACAGAAATCCAATTAATTAAATTATTTTTAAATAAACCACCTAAAGCCATTAACATTAAACTAACAGTACAATTTCCTCCTACAAAAGTTTTTATCCCCATATTTAATTTTTGTTTTATATATTCTAAATTAATAGGATCTAAAACAATAACAGCATCTTCTAATGTTCTTAAATTAGATGCCGCATCTATCCAGTAACCATTCCAACCCATTTGACGTAATTTAAAATACGTTTTATTTGTATATTCACTTCCTTGACAAGTTACGATTATATCTAATTCAAATAATTTTTCAAAATCATAAGCATTTTCTAATTTAACATTTTTATATTTTTTATTAAAATTAGTGATGTATTTCCCATATTGAGAAGTAGTAAAAAAAGTAGCATTGATACAATCAAAATCTTTTTTTTTTAACATTCTATTTATAAGAACTGATCCTACCATTCCTCTCCATCCAATAAAACCAACATTTTTCATTATTACCTCTTATAAAATTATATTTTTTATTTAATTTATTACATAAATGTTATATATATATTTTTTTATATTAAAAAATTAAAAATAATAAAATATTTAAGTAAATATTTTTGATAATTTATTAAAATTATTAAAAAAAATAAACATTTAAAATATCTATAATAATTTTTTCTAAAATTATATGTTTTTTAAAATGGCATTATTTTATTTATATTCCAATTAATTGGTTTTTTTTTTTGTAAAATTAAATATTTATTAGTTTTAGAAAAATGTTTACAAAAATAAAATCCTTTATAAAAGGAAAAAGGAGATGGATGTGATGTAGTTAAAACTAAATTTTTTGATGTTATAAAATTTATTTTTCTTTTTGCATATGATCCCCATAATAAAAAAACAACATTATTATAATTAAAATTAATTATTTTTATTACATTATTTGTAAAAATTTCCCAACCAATATTTGTATGAGATTTAGGTTTTCCTTGTTCTACAGTTAAAATAGAATTTAATAACATTACTCCTTCATTAACCCAATTAATTAAATATCCGTGATTAGGAATAATGAAGTCAGGTATATCTAATTTAAGAGCTTTATAAATATTTTTTAATGTAGGAGGAATAGTTACATTTGGCATCACTGAAAAAGCAAAACCATTAGCTTGATTAATACCATAATAAGGATCTTGCCCAATAATTACTACTTTTAAATTATTAAAATTTATTTTTTTAAAAATATTAAAAATATATTTTTTTTTAGGATAAATGATTTTATTATTATTAATATCTGTATTAATTTTATTAATTAATTTTAAAAAATAACTTTTTTTCGTTTCTTGTTGAAAAAAATTTTTCCAGATAAAATTTTTATTTTGCATAGTAATATTTAATTTGTAAAAATATAAATTTATGTAATTCAAAAAAAATATTATATAATATTTTTATAAAAAATAAATTTTTTATATTTTAATTTTTGTTTTTAATATTTTATTAAAAATAAAATCTTAAGGAGCATCAAATGTACTACTATGAAATAGTTTTAATGATTAATCCAAATCAAAGTGATCAAATAAATAACATTATTAAATATTATAAAAAATTTATTTTAAAAAATGATGGTTGTATTTCCAGATTTGAAGACTGGGGGAGAAGACAATTATCTTATCCTATACTTAGATTACATAAAGCACATTATATATTAATGAATATTACTTTAAATAATATTAATATAATAAAAGATCTTGAAAAAAGTTTAAGAATTAATGAATATATTATTAGATATCTAATAATTAAAACAAAAACAGAAAGAAAGAATATATCTTGTATTTTAAAATCAAGAGATGAATTTCAAGAAAAACGTCATGATGTTATAAAAACAATATAATATAAATTTCTATAAATAAATTTACTTAATAAACATTTAGAGGTCATTAATGGTACGTTATTTTCGTCGTCGTAAATTTTGTCGTTTTACAGCAGAAGGAATTAAAGAAATTGATTATAAAGATATCTATATTTTAAAAAATTTTATCACTGAAAGTGGTAAAATTGTACCAAGTAGAATTACTGGAACTAAAGCAAAATATCAACGTCAATTGGCTAAAGCTATAAAATTAGCAAGATATTTATCTTTAATATCTTATACTGATCATCATAAATAAATTTATAAAATTATTATTTTGTTTTAATTAAAGTATAAATGATAAAGAGTACTAAATAATGAAAATAATTTTATTAGATTCTATTTTAGGTTTAGGTAAAAAATCTCAAATT is drawn from Enterobacteriaceae endosymbiont of Donacia vulgaris and contains these coding sequences:
- the ung gene encoding uracil-DNA glycosylase, whose product is MQNKNFIWKNFFQQETKKSYFLKLINKINTDINNNKIIYPKKKYIFNIFKKINFNNLKVVIIGQDPYYGINQANGFAFSVMPNVTIPPTLKNIYKALKLDIPDFIIPNHGYLINWVNEGVMLLNSILTVEQGKPKSHTNIGWEIFTNNVIKIINFNYNNVVFLLWGSYAKRKINFITSKNLVLTTSHPSPFSFYKGFYFCKHFSKTNKYLILQKKKPINWNINKIMPF
- the tusC gene encoding sulfurtransferase complex subunit TusC, with amino-acid sequence MNKIAFIFSKSPYGNSIGKEGLDAVISISSLTEDIALFFIGDGILQILKQQEPETFLLKNYNISFSILQLCNIKNYFVCSKSLKTLGIKKNNWIIPVKIINPLIWKKKIDNYNIILNF
- the asd gene encoding aspartate-semialdehyde dehydrogenase — translated: MKNVGFIGWRGMVGSVLINRMLKKKDFDCINATFFTTSQYGKYITNFNKKYKNVKLENAYDFEKLFELDIIVTCQGSEYTNKTYFKLRQMGWNGYWIDAASNLRTLEDAVIVLDPINLEYIKQKLNMGIKTFVGGNCTVSLMLMALGGLFKNNLINWISVSTYQAASGAGAKFMKELILQMQYISKNTTDLMKNNSFNNNILNIEKEISKQMYSSNFPKNYFHIPLINNVIPWIDKKINNSGQTKEEWKGQFETNKILNTKKIIPIDGLCVRVATLRSHSQSFTIKLNKNLSIDNIHYIINSHNKWVKIISNNFNDTINYLTPSYINGKLDVFVGRIKKLNIDKNCFSIFSVGDQLLWGASEPLRRMLKLLI
- the rpsR gene encoding 30S ribosomal protein S18, with amino-acid sequence MVRYFRRRKFCRFTAEGIKEIDYKDIYILKNFITESGKIVPSRITGTKAKYQRQLAKAIKLARYLSLISYTDHHK
- the rpsL gene encoding 30S ribosomal protein S12, whose translation is MATINQLVRKYRKRKTIKTNVPALNASPQKRGVCTKVYTTTPKKPNSALRKVCRVRLTNGFEVTSYISGEGHNLQEHSVILIRGGRVKDLPGVRYHTVRGALDCTGVKDRKQGRSKYGTKKPK
- the tusB gene encoding sulfurtransferase complex subunit TusB encodes the protein MLYTLFSSPTSCNFSSLLNILNKNDNLLLIQDGILAGLKNSVFMKKIIKKQQKIKILIFAINDDILARGLNLNISKKIIRINYIKFVNLIIKNKKQIIW
- the rpsG gene encoding 30S ribosomal protein S7, which encodes MPRRRIISQRKILPDSQFESDLLAKFINILMMNGKKSIAESIVYSALNIIKKKIGKKEIDIFLNVLENVKPIVEVKSRRVGGSTYQVPVEIRPIRRNTLAMRWLVNAARKRHEKSMVVKLTNELLDALENKGNAVKKREEIHKMAEANKAFAHYRW
- the tusD gene encoding sulfurtransferase complex subunit TusD; this translates as MIFVILVTEAPYTNQNSYSAYLFSKAVIQTKNIIKDIFFYRNGVCNANKNIKFDNDEFNLIDSWKKLSIEHHINLYLCITSAKKRGLILEGKNSFYKNNFINFNKRINNVIDTNFKITTLSTFTKSILTCDRLVQF
- the fkpA gene encoding FKBP-type peptidyl-prolyl cis-trans isomerase; protein product: MKFFTKKVSIFLILLLSIGLNISTTNAFTLNNVSWWNNNNKSKNIIKKKIKNQKKKQNIKKKKEEIFFKDDNDKISYALGALIGRHLTHSYQIQKILKIVLSRKLILQGVSDSLDGQYKLSDDEIDRVLQLFDTNLKSISTPDDTQDESKINLKIGQKYIKKFLKRKNVKKSKSGLVYKINKIGSGKKITSNNQIIVVKYTGNLIDGTEFDSTEPNKPLFMILQQAIDGWKEGLKYIKKGGKITLVIPPKLAYGSEIISGIPTNSTLIFEIELVDIRDTISK
- the rpsF gene encoding 30S ribosomal protein S6, which encodes MYYYEIVLMINPNQSDQINNIIKYYKKFILKNDGCISRFEDWGRRQLSYPILRLHKAHYILMNITLNNINIIKDLEKSLRINEYIIRYLIIKTKTERKNISCILKSRDEFQEKRHDVIKTI